CTCATGGATGTCGCAGTGCAAGACAGCTATGCCTACGGCCTCGGCCCAGAGCGGGACCTGGTGATTTTCGACGTGAGAAACCCAGTGAACCCCCGGCAGATTGGCACAATTCAAACCAGCGACGCCTATGATCTTGGTGTTTCGGGCCGCCACGTCTATCTGGCAGAGGGTCGGGCTGGTTTGGGCGTCATTGACATCAGTGACCCCGCCAACCCCCGGCGTGTCGCGGCTTGTGACACGCCAGGGTTTGTCGCGGAGGTTGCGCGAGCCGCGGGCGGAGCCGAGAACGAGATTTTTCCCGAAGAAATGCCGATCGAAGATCTGCGGCCTTACCTCGAGACGGTGCAAAGCCTCCCGCCCCACATTCGCATTCGCATCAATTCGAAGCCCGCCGGCCTGGCCGGGAACATCGACAAGACGCTGTTCGCTTACTACTGCTATCTCTTGATCGCCGGTCGAAATCGGAATGTCTTTTGGACGTACAAGGAGGGAACCTCCGACGTGCCGCACTACTGGTATCGGGAATTCGATCTGAACCTCGGCCCGTCGCGCGAGGGCATTCGCTTCGGCGAAACGATTTGGAGCCGGGAATTCGAGAATGCGCTCGTGCTGGTCAACGCCGGCAAACAAGCCGGCAAATTTCGCTGGGACGCCTCGATCCGCTATTGCGACATTACAGGGAAGGCCGTGCAATCGCCGTTGGTTTTGAAGCCGAGGACAGCGATGCTGCTCATCAAGAATCCATCCATCCTCCGTTCAAGCGTTGAATGAAGATCAAATCGCATGAAAGTTGCCGTCAGGTTTGACAGGGAGCCAAATCTTGATTTCCTCTCAGGCACACTATGAAAACCAAGGTTCTCTTACTCACAGCAGGTCTTGTTTTGGCAGTCTCGATCGCGTTGGCGGCCACCGGCGGCCCGGCGTTGCCGACCGAAGACGATCTGATCGCGGGTTTCAAACGCAGCACCGTCGCGTCGGTCGCAGATGCCGTGGATCACGTCGTGGGTGAGCGCGGATTCATGTCCCACGACGTGCGCCCGATGATTCCGGGCAAAGTCGTCGGTCGCGCGATTACCGCGCTGGTGCGGCCTGCTCCACCCGACAAAGCCACGCCCGCGTTGGCGGTGAAGCACTCCGTGGAAATGATCGACAACTCCAAGCCCGGTGAAGTCGGCGTCATCGTCATGGAAGACGGCCTGGACGTGGCGGCCATCGGCGGATTGATGGCCACAACCGCGAAGGTCCGGGGCATGGCGGGCATGGTGGTGGACGGGGGCGTGCGCGATCTGGCGGAAATCCGGGCGCTGAAATTTCCGGTCTATGCCCGGAGCGTGACACCCGCGACGGCAGTGAGCCGTTACGCCAGCGTGGCGCAGCAAATTCCATTGA
The sequence above is drawn from the Verrucomicrobiota bacterium genome and encodes:
- a CDS encoding RraA family protein is translated as MKTKVLLLTAGLVLAVSIALAATGGPALPTEDDLIAGFKRSTVASVADAVDHVVGERGFMSHDVRPMIPGKVVGRAITALVRPAPPDKATPALAVKHSVEMIDNSKPGEVGVIVMEDGLDVAAIGGLMATTAKVRGMAGMVVDGGVRDLAEIRALKFPVYARSVTPATAVSRYASVAQQIPLKCAGITVKPGDIIVAGEDGVVRVPQEKAAEVLAKAREIDARETKMVPMIKQHKSLRKVIDLFNRI